In Pedobacter sp. W3I1, one DNA window encodes the following:
- a CDS encoding rhodanese-related sulfurtransferase codes for MKKYQTLLYYCYSYIAEAEQFAADHLKFCKSLDLVGRIIVADEGLNGTVSGTVESCDAYMKAIHADERFAKTEFKIDDVEEPSFLKMHCRYKSEIVHSGLRDTSIINPNEKTGKHLEPVDFMKMKDDDDVIILDVRSNYEHNLGKFKNAVTLDIENFRDFPEQINQLAQYKDKKILTYCTGGIKCEKASALLLHHGFNDVYQLHGGIIKYGKEAGGKDFEGKCYVFDNRIAVDVNEVNPTIVSVCYNCGKTTSKMINCANPECNEHITQCDECGDQLQGCCSTACTTNPRKRPYDGTGYYVKVPQPVAVKG; via the coding sequence ATGAAAAAATATCAAACACTACTTTACTATTGCTATAGCTACATAGCAGAGGCAGAGCAATTTGCTGCCGATCATCTTAAATTTTGTAAATCGTTAGATCTAGTTGGTCGTATTATCGTTGCCGATGAAGGATTAAACGGAACTGTTTCAGGAACCGTTGAGTCTTGCGATGCTTACATGAAAGCGATACATGCCGATGAAAGGTTTGCAAAAACAGAATTTAAAATAGATGATGTTGAAGAACCTTCGTTTCTGAAAATGCACTGCCGTTACAAATCAGAGATAGTACATTCTGGTTTAAGAGATACTTCAATTATTAATCCGAATGAAAAAACAGGCAAACATTTAGAACCTGTAGATTTCATGAAAATGAAAGACGATGATGATGTAATTATCCTTGATGTACGTTCTAATTACGAGCATAATTTAGGCAAATTTAAAAATGCTGTAACGCTTGATATCGAAAATTTCCGCGATTTCCCAGAGCAGATTAATCAGCTTGCCCAATATAAAGACAAGAAAATATTAACCTATTGTACAGGAGGTATTAAATGTGAAAAAGCTTCTGCTTTGCTTTTACACCATGGCTTTAATGATGTGTATCAGTTGCATGGCGGCATTATTAAGTATGGAAAAGAAGCAGGTGGTAAAGACTTTGAAGGCAAATGTTATGTTTTCGATAACCGCATTGCGGTTGATGTGAATGAGGTAAATCCAACTATTGTTTCGGTTTGCTATAACTGTGGTAAAACTACGTCAAAAATGATCAATTGTGCCAACCCAGAGTGTAATGAGCATATTACCCAATGCGATGAATGTGGCGATCAGCTTCAGGGTTGTTGCTCAACAGCATGTACAACTAACCCTCGTAAACGTCCTTACGATGGCACCGGCTATTATGTAAAAGTTCCGCAGCCGGTTGCTGTAAAAGGTTAG
- a CDS encoding DUF5686 and carboxypeptidase regulatory-like domain-containing protein, whose protein sequence is MIRICALLFFCGLTNIISAQQATITGIVKDNSGQPIPFASVYLKNTTNGTSANIDGKYSMKLKNGEYTLSFRAVGYKQQDHIINLSGDQSLNVTLTSETYTLENVNIRANAEDPAYAIIRKAIEQRKAHLNEVKEFSCDVYIKGVQRLRGAPKKFFGRDIQKVLELDTNRKGIIYLSESQSKFNFRSPNDVHEEMISSKVAGRNNSFSFNKASDLIINFYDNYLLENKLSARGFISPIADNALFYYKYKLLGEIKENGELIHKIQVIPRRENDPVFRGIIYIIDDSWRIYNTDVYLTKNAGINFIDTLNISQQFTKVKDIYMPTAINFQFAGNVLGFKIAGYYVGIYSNYNIDPKFPKNFFSGEILKVTEMVNKKDSAYWTNNRPIPLTADEKINYVKKDSIAKLKESKKYLDSLEKDNNKFGIGKLLLRGVSINDRYDKEYWSFDPVLKAIFYNTVEGFAVKYGVTYRKDFENRRSYSIRPELRYGFANQKLTGSLTGSYYYNPLKRASVGASFGNGIFDLNNLGSMTALGNTINSLLYEKNFSKFYGKSFININTTRELATGLQGSVSVDYSKNKSLTNNSTFKFFDAKDREFTSNNPFNPTSETPLFPTYNSFSATASLTYTIGQKYITRPDGKFYTESKFPKMTLLYKKGFNGVLNSDVDYDFVKLEVSQDRIGLGLWGYTSFLAGVGKFLNNKNMYYPDFKHFAGNISTIFPPNLRKFQYLDFYQFSTNQQYFEAHLEHNFAGFFMNKVPLLRKAKLEEFIGGGYLSSPEKRNYKEFYFGIQRLVLRASYGFAYDGGTKLTQGFRISYGF, encoded by the coding sequence ATGATAAGAATTTGCGCGCTCCTGTTTTTTTGTGGCCTTACCAATATTATTTCAGCTCAACAAGCTACCATTACAGGTATAGTTAAAGATAATAGCGGACAACCTATTCCTTTTGCATCGGTTTATTTAAAAAATACAACTAATGGAACATCGGCAAATATCGATGGAAAATACTCCATGAAGTTAAAAAATGGTGAATACACTTTAAGTTTTAGGGCTGTGGGCTATAAACAGCAAGATCATATTATTAATCTTTCGGGAGATCAATCGCTTAACGTCACATTAACATCAGAAACTTATACTTTAGAAAACGTAAATATCAGGGCAAATGCTGAGGATCCGGCTTACGCCATTATCCGCAAGGCCATTGAACAGAGAAAAGCACATTTAAATGAAGTTAAGGAATTTAGTTGTGATGTTTATATCAAAGGAGTGCAACGTTTAAGGGGTGCCCCTAAAAAGTTCTTTGGCCGCGATATCCAAAAAGTTTTAGAGCTCGATACCAACAGAAAGGGCATCATTTATTTATCAGAATCGCAAAGCAAATTCAATTTCAGAAGCCCAAATGATGTGCATGAAGAAATGATCTCTTCAAAAGTTGCGGGAAGAAACAATTCCTTTAGTTTTAACAAAGCGTCTGATTTAATTATTAATTTTTACGACAATTATCTGCTTGAAAATAAATTAAGTGCAAGGGGGTTCATTTCTCCAATTGCAGATAATGCTTTATTTTATTATAAATACAAATTACTCGGCGAAATCAAAGAAAACGGAGAACTGATCCATAAAATCCAGGTTATTCCCCGCCGCGAAAATGACCCTGTATTTAGAGGGATTATCTATATTATTGATGACAGCTGGAGAATTTACAATACCGATGTTTACCTGACCAAAAATGCGGGGATCAATTTTATCGATACCTTGAACATCAGCCAGCAGTTTACCAAGGTTAAGGATATTTATATGCCTACCGCTATTAATTTTCAATTTGCAGGGAATGTGTTGGGCTTTAAAATTGCAGGTTATTATGTGGGGATTTACAGCAATTATAATATTGATCCAAAGTTTCCTAAAAACTTTTTCAGCGGCGAAATACTGAAAGTAACTGAAATGGTTAACAAAAAGGACTCTGCTTACTGGACCAATAACCGACCTATTCCTTTAACGGCAGATGAAAAAATTAATTACGTTAAAAAAGATAGTATTGCAAAGCTAAAAGAGTCGAAAAAATACCTCGATTCATTGGAAAAAGATAATAATAAGTTCGGAATTGGCAAGCTTTTGCTTAGGGGTGTAAGTATTAACGATCGGTACGATAAGGAATACTGGTCTTTCGACCCTGTGCTAAAAGCTATATTTTACAATACCGTTGAGGGGTTTGCTGTTAAATACGGTGTTACCTACAGAAAAGATTTCGAGAATAGAAGATCTTATTCTATCCGCCCTGAACTGAGATACGGTTTTGCCAACCAAAAACTTACCGGAAGTTTAACAGGAAGTTACTACTATAATCCGCTTAAAAGAGCAAGTGTAGGTGCATCATTCGGAAACGGCATCTTTGATTTGAACAACTTAGGCTCCATGACTGCATTGGGCAATACCATTAACTCGTTACTTTATGAAAAAAACTTCTCAAAATTTTATGGGAAGAGTTTTATTAATATTAATACGACCAGGGAACTGGCAACCGGCCTTCAGGGAAGCGTAAGTGTAGATTACAGCAAAAACAAAAGCTTAACCAATAATTCTACCTTTAAATTCTTCGATGCAAAAGACAGGGAATTCACATCCAACAATCCTTTTAACCCAACTTCTGAAACACCACTTTTTCCAACCTATAACTCATTTAGTGCAACCGCAAGTTTAACTTATACCATTGGACAGAAATATATTACCCGTCCGGACGGCAAGTTTTATACGGAATCAAAATTCCCGAAGATGACTTTATTATATAAAAAAGGATTTAATGGCGTGTTAAACAGTGATGTTGATTACGATTTTGTAAAGCTTGAGGTTTCCCAGGACAGGATCGGATTAGGATTATGGGGTTACACCTCATTTTTGGCAGGTGTAGGCAAGTTTCTTAATAATAAAAACATGTATTACCCTGATTTTAAACATTTTGCCGGTAATATCTCGACCATCTTCCCCCCTAACTTGCGGAAGTTTCAGTATTTAGATTTTTATCAGTTCAGTACTAACCAACAATATTTCGAAGCGCATTTAGAACATAATTTCGCAGGCTTTTTCATGAATAAAGTTCCATTATTACGTAAGGCTAAGCTGGAAGAATTTATTGGAGGTGGCTACCTGTCTTCTCCTGAAAAGCGGAATTATAAAGAATTTTATTTTGGTATCCAACGTTTGGTGTTAAGGGCAAGCTATGGCTTTGCATATGATGGCGGAACTAAATTAACACAAGGCTTTAGGATTTCATACGGCTTCTGA